A single window of Nocardioides kongjuensis DNA harbors:
- the typA gene encoding translational GTPase TypA, with product MSQTRRTDLRNVAIVAHVDHGKTTLVDAMLHQAGAFSAHQAEGVAERVMDSGDLEREKGITILAKNTAVHYRGPSAQEMANGDMVINIIDTPGHADFGGEVERGLSMVDGIVLLVDASEGPLPQTRFVLRKALNADMPVILVVNKTDRGDARIDEVVDETYELFMDLLDDSHSQDALDFPVVYASGKAGIASLTKPENGALPDGNDLEPLFRTILETIPAPEYDDEAPLQAHVTNLDASPFLGRLALLRIKQGNLKKGQNVAWINRDGVAKNVKITELLITEGLERKPGESAGPGDIVAVAGIPDITIGETLADPENPVALPLIHVDEPAISMTIGTNTSPLVGKGGKGHKVTARLVKDRLDSELIGNVSLRVLPTERPDAWEVQGRGELALAILVEQMRREGYELTVGKPQVVVREVDGKVHEPFERLTIDAPEEFLGTITELLANRKGRMEGMTNHGTGWVRMEFIVPARGLIGFRTDFLTETRGTGIAHSISEGYFPWAGEIRSRQSGSLVADRAGAATAYAMTSLQERGVLFVEPSTEVYEGMIVGENSRADDMDVNITKEKQQTNIRSATSDNFEKLIPPKKLSLEQCLEFCREDECVEITPETVRIRKVNLDANERAKAASRAKKANK from the coding sequence CGTAGCCATCGTCGCCCACGTCGACCACGGCAAGACGACCCTCGTCGACGCGATGCTGCACCAGGCCGGTGCCTTCAGCGCGCACCAGGCCGAGGGCGTCGCCGAGCGCGTGATGGACTCCGGTGACCTCGAGCGCGAGAAGGGCATCACCATCCTCGCGAAGAACACCGCGGTCCACTACCGCGGTCCCTCCGCGCAGGAGATGGCCAACGGCGACATGGTCATCAACATCATCGACACCCCCGGCCACGCCGACTTCGGTGGCGAGGTCGAGCGCGGACTGTCGATGGTCGACGGCATCGTGCTGCTGGTCGACGCGTCCGAGGGCCCGCTCCCCCAGACCCGCTTCGTGCTGCGCAAGGCGCTCAACGCCGACATGCCGGTGATCCTGGTGGTCAACAAGACCGACCGTGGCGACGCCCGCATCGACGAGGTCGTCGACGAGACGTACGAGCTGTTCATGGACCTGCTCGACGACTCGCACTCGCAGGACGCGCTCGACTTCCCGGTCGTCTACGCCTCGGGCAAGGCGGGCATCGCCTCGCTCACCAAGCCCGAGAACGGCGCCCTGCCCGATGGCAACGACCTCGAGCCGCTCTTCCGGACCATCCTGGAGACCATCCCCGCGCCGGAGTACGACGACGAGGCGCCGCTGCAGGCCCACGTCACCAACCTCGACGCCTCCCCCTTCCTGGGTCGCCTCGCGCTGCTGCGCATCAAGCAGGGCAACCTCAAGAAGGGCCAGAACGTCGCGTGGATCAACCGCGACGGCGTGGCCAAGAACGTCAAGATCACCGAGCTCCTCATCACCGAGGGCCTCGAGCGCAAGCCCGGCGAGTCCGCCGGCCCCGGTGACATCGTCGCGGTCGCCGGCATCCCGGACATCACCATCGGCGAGACCCTCGCCGACCCGGAGAACCCGGTCGCCCTGCCGCTCATCCACGTCGACGAGCCGGCCATCTCGATGACCATCGGCACCAACACCTCGCCGCTGGTGGGCAAGGGCGGCAAGGGCCACAAGGTCACCGCCCGCCTGGTCAAGGACCGTCTCGACTCCGAGCTGATCGGCAACGTGTCGCTCCGCGTCCTGCCGACCGAGCGTCCCGACGCGTGGGAGGTCCAGGGCCGCGGCGAGCTGGCGCTGGCGATCCTCGTCGAGCAGATGCGACGCGAGGGCTACGAGCTCACCGTCGGCAAGCCGCAGGTCGTCGTGCGCGAGGTCGACGGCAAGGTGCACGAGCCCTTCGAGCGGCTCACCATCGACGCCCCCGAGGAGTTCCTCGGCACCATCACCGAGCTCCTCGCCAACCGCAAGGGCCGGATGGAGGGCATGACCAACCACGGCACCGGCTGGGTCCGCATGGAGTTCATCGTCCCGGCACGCGGCCTGATCGGCTTCCGCACCGACTTCCTCACCGAGACCCGCGGCACCGGCATCGCGCACTCGATCTCCGAGGGCTACTTCCCGTGGGCCGGCGAGATCCGCAGCCGCCAGTCCGGCTCGCTCGTGGCCGACCGCGCGGGCGCCGCGACGGCGTACGCCATGACCTCGCTGCAGGAGCGCGGCGTGCTCTTCGTCGAGCCGTCGACCGAGGTCTACGAGGGCATGATCGTCGGCGAGAACTCGCGCGCCGACGACATGGACGTCAACATCACCAAGGAGAAGCAGCAGACCAACATCCGGTCCGCCACCTCCGACAACTTCGAGAAGCTCATCCCGCCGAAGAAGCTCTCCCTCGAGCAGTGCCTGGAGTTCTGCCGCGAGGACGAGTGCGTCGAGATCACCCCGGAGACCGTGCGCATCCGCAAGGTCAACCTCGACGCCAACGAGCGCGCCAAGGCCGCCAGCCGCGCCAAGAAGGCCAACAAGTAG